The following coding sequences are from one Sulfitobacter sp. HNIBRBA3233 window:
- a CDS encoding class I adenylate-forming enzyme family protein, with product MLSFGAMLDGHARVSPDRLGARDLERTLSFAQWNRRARKLANALLALGLEKGDRVAVLSHNRLEWAELYAATSKAGLIIVPINFRLAAAEASYIIKDAGAACVIAEDGLHRLIDSVRADLALAADRFVHFGDGATPEGWQDFEAFLGAGVEAAPEIDIDEDDPWTLMYTSGTTGKPKGVIHTHRSMALIALVTENELKIGREDDALLVMPMCHANSLNFFCAFGYCGGTVTIYSRPSFDAAHAMDVMEDCGATFTSLVPTHYIMMLEQARAESTKRDLGRMTKLMISSAPARAETKKSIMEMFPNSGLFELYGSSEAGWVTMLHPEEQFTNLGSVGRECIGSAPVKFLDDDGNEVPDGTPGELFSRTPYHFQRYWNLPEKTREAFRGDYCSVGDIGLRDERGFLHIIDRKKNMIISGGENVYPTEVEALLGQHEAIRDVAVIGLPDPRWGERVHAVVALRDGCTLTQAEVISFCADRIAGFKKPRSVSFVPSDAIPRTATGKIQHSELRSIVLKEISETA from the coding sequence ATGTTGAGTTTCGGAGCGATGCTGGATGGCCATGCCCGGGTCAGCCCTGACCGTTTGGGCGCCCGCGATCTAGAGCGCACGCTGAGCTTCGCGCAGTGGAACAGGCGGGCCCGGAAGCTGGCGAATGCGCTGCTTGCCCTCGGGCTGGAGAAGGGGGACCGGGTCGCAGTCCTGTCCCACAACCGGCTGGAATGGGCCGAACTCTACGCCGCGACCTCGAAAGCGGGCCTGATCATCGTGCCCATCAACTTCCGTCTCGCCGCTGCCGAGGCCTCCTATATCATCAAGGACGCGGGTGCGGCCTGCGTGATCGCAGAGGACGGACTGCACCGTCTGATCGACAGCGTGCGCGCGGACCTTGCGCTGGCTGCAGACCGTTTCGTACATTTCGGCGATGGCGCCACGCCCGAAGGGTGGCAGGACTTCGAGGCGTTTTTGGGGGCAGGGGTCGAGGCCGCGCCGGAGATCGACATCGACGAGGATGATCCCTGGACCCTGATGTATACCTCCGGGACCACCGGCAAACCCAAGGGTGTGATCCACACCCACCGCAGCATGGCGCTGATCGCCTTGGTCACCGAGAACGAGCTCAAGATCGGCCGCGAGGACGACGCCTTGCTGGTCATGCCGATGTGCCACGCGAACTCGCTGAACTTCTTCTGCGCTTTCGGCTATTGCGGTGGCACGGTGACGATCTATTCCCGCCCCAGTTTCGATGCTGCCCACGCCATGGATGTGATGGAGGACTGTGGCGCCACCTTCACATCGCTGGTGCCGACCCATTACATCATGATGCTGGAGCAGGCGCGCGCGGAAAGCACGAAGCGCGACCTTGGCCGGATGACCAAGCTGATGATTTCTTCTGCACCGGCCCGTGCCGAGACAAAGAAGTCGATCATGGAGATGTTCCCCAATTCCGGTCTCTTCGAGCTCTACGGCTCATCCGAAGCGGGCTGGGTCACGATGCTCCACCCCGAGGAGCAGTTCACAAATCTTGGATCGGTGGGACGGGAGTGCATCGGTTCGGCACCCGTGAAATTTCTGGACGATGACGGCAACGAAGTGCCGGACGGCACGCCGGGAGAGTTGTTCTCGCGAACGCCCTACCACTTCCAGAGATATTGGAACCTGCCCGAAAAGACGCGCGAAGCCTTCCGCGGGGACTATTGCTCGGTTGGCGATATCGGCCTGCGCGACGAACGCGGGTTCCTGCATATCATCGACCGCAAGAAGAACATGATCATTTCGGGGGGCGAGAACGTCTATCCCACCGAGGTCGAGGCGCTTCTCGGCCAGCACGAGGCGATCCGCGACGTGGCCGTCATCGGGCTGCCAGACCCCAGATGGGGCGAGCGGGTGCACGCGGTCGTCGCACTGCGCGACGGCTGCACGCTGACCCAGGCCGAGGTGATCAGCTTTTGCGCGGATCGCATCGCCGGGTTCAAAAAACCCCGTTCGGTGAGCTTCGTGCCAAGTGATGCAATCCCCCGCACGGCGACCGGAAAGATCCAGCATAGCGAACTGCGGTCGATTGTTCTGAAAGAGATCAGCGAAACGGCATGA
- a CDS encoding GntR family transcriptional regulator — protein MQSITQAPSRAQQVYHTIRDAICDCTLEPGKHLVQEELASTLGVSRQPIQQAMLLLKNDGLVIESGGRGLFVAPLDPVEIRHRYQIRKVLDELAGRLVARQAKRSSGFRDRILREGQDLLEQGEKTRKKGNALETVGVDMEFHQFIYSQSGNPLIASTTEPHWYFLRRVMVAVLLHAERGHTVWDQHCKILDALVSGDEDESARLARQHIEGAEEALIAALEKRSPPKDAAE, from the coding sequence TTGCAATCGATCACCCAAGCTCCCAGCCGGGCCCAGCAGGTCTACCACACGATCCGCGATGCGATCTGCGACTGCACGCTGGAACCGGGAAAGCACCTTGTTCAGGAAGAATTGGCCAGCACGCTCGGCGTGTCGCGCCAGCCTATCCAGCAGGCGATGCTTCTGCTGAAGAACGACGGGCTGGTGATCGAAAGCGGAGGGCGCGGTCTTTTCGTGGCACCGCTCGATCCGGTCGAAATCCGTCACCGCTATCAGATCCGCAAGGTTCTGGACGAATTGGCGGGCCGACTGGTGGCACGGCAGGCGAAACGCTCCTCCGGCTTTCGCGACCGTATCCTGCGCGAGGGGCAGGACCTGCTGGAGCAGGGGGAGAAGACCCGTAAAAAGGGCAACGCGCTTGAGACTGTGGGCGTGGATATGGAGTTCCACCAGTTCATCTACAGCCAGTCCGGCAATCCCCTGATCGCCTCCACAACCGAGCCACATTGGTACTTCCTGCGGCGGGTCATGGTGGCGGTGCTGCTTCACGCCGAGCGGGGGCATACCGTCTGGGACCAGCATTGCAAGATCCTCGATGCCCTCGTCTCGGGCGACGAAGACGAATCAGCGCGCCTCGCGCGCCAGCATATCGAGGGCGCGGAAGAGGCGCTCATCGCGGCGCTGGAAAAGCGCAGCCCGCCCAAAGACGCAGCCGAGTAG
- a CDS encoding Hint domain-containing protein: MATVFDVFYLGTGPSIDQTEGDFISENSGALVGQTYGSVAAPLVNNIGSLSPGSTGFAGGDANRYDTNNDVSNDTFRIDGGADQTVDGLAIYNATITYTDGTTDTITAVVMQDTAGNLYLLPETSFNSDQAALEAKPIRSLTLNSVFSNNTSMDATRYAANYAVCYAPGTLIETPEGPRAVETLRPGDRVMTLDHGPQAVRWTRSGDHPLENADEDAAPVQIKAGALGPNMPAANLILSPQHRLLVGGGGPLGEVFSTEVFVPAKSLTALPGIRRMKGKARITWIHFACQRHEIVMANGCPSESLLLGPMVMNGLSDAERQAVTELFGPALPANGALNGPPARECLTVGAVRRRLAKHLKAAGATLSKAVPKADRDLAMDSFKAESIRHMPQHRTAIRRGMNEIPNPG; the protein is encoded by the coding sequence ATGGCAACGGTATTCGACGTATTCTATCTGGGCACCGGCCCCTCCATCGACCAGACCGAAGGCGACTTCATCAGCGAAAACAGTGGGGCCCTCGTGGGCCAGACCTATGGGTCGGTCGCGGCCCCCCTGGTCAATAACATTGGCAGTCTTTCGCCCGGCAGCACCGGTTTTGCCGGTGGCGATGCCAACCGCTATGACACCAATAACGATGTCTCGAACGACACCTTTCGCATCGACGGGGGCGCGGACCAGACGGTCGATGGCCTTGCGATCTACAATGCGACGATAACCTACACGGACGGCACCACGGATACGATCACTGCGGTTGTCATGCAGGACACTGCCGGCAATCTCTATCTTCTGCCGGAAACCAGTTTCAATTCGGATCAGGCCGCATTGGAGGCCAAGCCGATCCGGTCACTGACGCTCAACAGCGTATTCTCCAACAACACCAGCATGGACGCGACACGGTATGCGGCCAATTACGCAGTCTGCTACGCCCCCGGCACGCTGATCGAAACACCCGAAGGTCCGCGGGCGGTGGAAACCCTGCGCCCCGGCGACAGGGTGATGACGCTTGACCACGGGCCGCAGGCCGTGCGCTGGACCCGAAGCGGGGATCACCCGCTGGAAAATGCCGATGAAGATGCTGCACCTGTACAGATCAAGGCAGGCGCCTTGGGCCCGAACATGCCTGCCGCGAATCTGATCCTGTCGCCGCAACACCGACTTCTGGTCGGTGGGGGCGGACCGTTGGGCGAGGTGTTTTCCACGGAAGTATTCGTGCCCGCCAAATCCCTGACCGCCCTGCCGGGTATCCGGCGCATGAAGGGCAAGGCACGCATCACATGGATCCATTTCGCCTGCCAGCGCCACGAGATCGTCATGGCCAATGGCTGCCCGTCGGAATCGCTTTTGCTGGGGCCGATGGTCATGAACGGGTTATCAGACGCCGAACGGCAGGCGGTGACCGAATTATTCGGTCCTGCGCTGCCCGCCAACGGGGCCCTGAACGGCCCGCCCGCACGGGAATGCCTGACGGTGGGCGCCGTCAGGCGGCGGCTTGCCAAACACCTCAAAGCCGCGGGGGCGACCCTGTCGAAAGCGGTTCCCAAAGCGGACCGCGATCTTGCGATGGATAGCTTCAAGGCGGAGAGCATCCGCCACATGCCGCAGCACCGGACAGCCATTCGGCGCGGCATGAACGAGATCCCAAATCCGGGATAA
- the nhaC gene encoding Na+/H+ antiporter NhaC, translated as MPKAKKEFQKPSLGLALVPILVTLGVLALQLFYYGNFVPHIPLAIGIAVTGVLGIYLGHDWDSIESGLFHVIRISLPAVSVLIVVGMIIGVWIASGTVPTLIYYGLLVLNPQIFLAAAMILCSVVSLSLGTSWGTVGTVGLALMGIGAGFDIPMYWTAGAVVSGAFFGDKISPLSDTTNLAPAVTGTTVFAHIQNMLPTTVPAMLIALVVYLVAGFTLIDGNGGSFEQIEGITTALNDAFWISPWLLLPAALVIGLAVTKNPPIPSLFAGVVAGAIMGMLFQGDSLKGMFAFANSGYSIETGISEIDSLLNRGGIQSMMWTISLILLALGFGGALERVRCLEAVIDQIIARVKGFAGIQTSAILTSAATNVVAGDPYLSIALPGRMYVPIYRGMGYSTLNLARGVEEGGTLVSPLIPWNAGGAFVITTLGLGIFDGNFENLLYIPLAFACWTAPVIGIFYAWTGLFSPKATDEEKAQWDADGEAKIAIA; from the coding sequence ATGCCAAAAGCGAAGAAGGAATTTCAAAAGCCGTCGCTCGGCCTAGCACTGGTGCCGATCCTCGTCACGCTGGGTGTCCTTGCGCTCCAGCTTTTCTATTACGGCAATTTCGTGCCGCATATCCCGCTTGCCATCGGGATCGCAGTGACGGGCGTGTTGGGCATCTACCTTGGCCATGACTGGGACAGTATCGAAAGCGGCCTGTTCCACGTCATCCGGATTTCGCTTCCGGCGGTGTCGGTTCTGATCGTGGTCGGCATGATCATCGGCGTCTGGATCGCCAGTGGCACGGTGCCCACGCTGATCTACTACGGCCTTCTGGTGCTAAACCCGCAAATCTTCCTCGCGGCAGCGATGATCCTGTGTTCGGTCGTCTCCTTGTCGCTCGGCACATCCTGGGGCACGGTCGGCACGGTCGGGCTGGCGCTGATGGGGATCGGCGCAGGCTTTGACATTCCGATGTATTGGACCGCTGGCGCTGTCGTTTCCGGCGCATTCTTCGGGGACAAGATTTCCCCGCTCTCGGATACAACCAACCTTGCACCGGCGGTCACCGGGACCACGGTTTTCGCACATATCCAGAACATGCTGCCCACCACCGTGCCGGCCATGCTGATCGCGCTGGTGGTCTATCTGGTCGCGGGTTTCACCCTGATCGACGGCAACGGCGGATCGTTCGAGCAGATCGAGGGCATCACCACAGCGTTGAACGATGCGTTCTGGATCTCGCCATGGCTGCTTTTGCCCGCCGCTCTGGTCATCGGCCTTGCGGTCACGAAAAACCCGCCGATCCCGTCGCTGTTTGCCGGTGTCGTCGCCGGTGCGATCATGGGAATGCTGTTTCAGGGCGACAGCCTGAAGGGCATGTTCGCCTTCGCGAACTCCGGCTATTCGATCGAAACGGGCATCTCCGAGATCGACAGCCTGCTGAACCGCGGCGGCATCCAGTCGATGATGTGGACCATCAGCCTGATCCTGCTGGCGCTCGGCTTTGGCGGCGCGCTCGAGCGGGTACGCTGCCTCGAAGCGGTGATCGACCAGATCATCGCGCGTGTCAAAGGCTTTGCGGGCATCCAGACCTCGGCAATCCTGACCTCGGCCGCGACGAATGTGGTGGCGGGCGACCCCTACCTGTCCATCGCGCTGCCCGGCCGGATGTACGTGCCGATCTACCGCGGCATGGGCTATTCCACGCTGAACCTTGCGCGCGGCGTCGAGGAAGGCGGGACACTGGTGTCACCGCTGATCCCGTGGAATGCGGGCGGTGCATTCGTGATCACCACGCTGGGGCTCGGTATCTTCGACGGTAACTTCGAGAACCTGCTTTATATCCCGCTGGCCTTTGCCTGCTGGACGGCCCCCGTTATCGGGATCTTCTACGCCTGGACGGGGCTGTTTTCGCCCAAGGCAACGGACGAAGAGAAGGCCCAGTGGGACGCGGACGGCGAAGCCAAGATCGCCATCGCCTGA
- a CDS encoding RlmE family RNA methyltransferase, whose amino-acid sequence MAKTPTGKNTSGRGQRELKVKVKSARGRKLSSTRWLQRQLNDPYVKRARAEGYRGRAAYKIMELDDKYRFLVPGARVVDLGAAPGGWCQVAVKRCNVLGEKSGKAQGTILGIDLQEMEPIAGCELHQLDFMEDDADEKVKEWLGGKADVVMSDMAAASSGHKQTDHLRIIALCEAAAYFAFDVLDEGGTFVAKVLAGGAEGELQKLLKQRFTKVSNIKPPASRSDSSEKFVVASGFKAESSPEQA is encoded by the coding sequence ATGGCCAAGACACCAACGGGCAAGAACACCTCCGGGCGCGGCCAGCGCGAACTGAAGGTCAAGGTCAAGTCGGCACGCGGCCGCAAGCTCAGCTCCACCCGCTGGCTGCAACGGCAGCTCAATGATCCTTACGTCAAACGTGCCCGTGCGGAGGGCTACAGGGGCCGCGCGGCCTACAAGATCATGGAGCTGGACGACAAGTACCGCTTTCTCGTGCCCGGCGCGCGGGTGGTCGATCTGGGGGCGGCACCCGGCGGCTGGTGTCAGGTTGCGGTCAAGCGCTGCAATGTGCTGGGCGAGAAATCGGGCAAGGCGCAGGGCACCATCCTCGGCATCGACCTTCAGGAGATGGAGCCGATCGCGGGATGTGAATTGCACCAGCTTGATTTCATGGAAGATGACGCGGACGAAAAAGTGAAGGAGTGGCTGGGCGGCAAGGCCGATGTGGTCATGTCCGACATGGCCGCCGCGTCCTCGGGGCACAAGCAGACGGACCATTTGCGCATCATCGCGCTGTGCGAGGCTGCGGCCTATTTCGCATTCGACGTACTGGACGAGGGCGGCACGTTCGTCGCGAAGGTTCTGGCCGGCGGGGCCGAGGGAGAGCTGCAAAAACTGCTCAAGCAGCGCTTCACCAAGGTTTCGAACATCAAACCGCCCGCAAGCCGGTCGGACAGTTCGGAGAAATTCGTCGTCGCAAGCGGCTTCAAGGCAGAAAGCTCGCCGGAACAGGCGTAA
- a CDS encoding Ppx/GppA phosphatase family protein, translating into MAPKRSRGAGALERKPSTALSPAPAPSRSNDLYAALDLGTNSCRMLIAQPKGSGFHVVDSFSKSVQLGAGLEKTGRLSRGSMARTIQALRICQQKLRRNRVKRMRLVATEACRRALNGPEFMRRVIRETGLRLEIIEPEQEAQLAVISCAPLVSPKTENLLVVDIGGGSTELVWIDISKVPPKDRARSIMRLHGGFAQAETDIPAARVVDWISVPLGVATLRDQFSDVQDDAARFALMSWFFEENLSDFTPYQSAQPQERFQIVGTSGTVTTVAASHLGLRRYDRTKVDGLRMTSEQIDKVIHNYLAMGPAGRRVDPCIGQDRSALIMSGAAILQALMRCWPTDRLSVADRGLREGLLYAQMSADGVLEEGTF; encoded by the coding sequence ATGGCGCCAAAGCGCTCCAGAGGTGCGGGCGCGCTCGAACGTAAACCATCGACGGCTCTGAGCCCCGCGCCAGCCCCGTCCAGATCGAACGACCTCTATGCGGCCCTAGATCTGGGCACAAATAGCTGTCGCATGCTGATCGCGCAGCCCAAGGGCAGCGGTTTCCATGTGGTGGATAGTTTCTCGAAGTCTGTGCAGCTTGGCGCAGGACTGGAGAAAACCGGGCGGTTGTCGCGCGGATCGATGGCGCGCACCATCCAGGCACTTCGTATCTGCCAGCAGAAGCTGCGGCGCAACCGCGTGAAACGGATGCGTCTGGTCGCGACCGAAGCGTGCAGGCGTGCGCTGAATGGCCCCGAGTTCATGCGCCGTGTCATCCGCGAGACGGGGTTGCGGCTGGAAATCATCGAACCCGAACAGGAAGCGCAGCTTGCGGTCATTTCCTGCGCGCCGCTGGTGAGCCCGAAAACGGAGAACCTGCTGGTCGTCGACATCGGGGGCGGGTCCACCGAACTGGTCTGGATCGACATCTCCAAGGTGCCGCCCAAGGATCGTGCGCGGTCGATCATGCGGCTGCACGGCGGCTTTGCGCAGGCCGAGACGGATATTCCCGCCGCCCGCGTGGTGGACTGGATCTCGGTCCCGCTGGGGGTCGCGACGCTGCGCGACCAGTTCTCGGACGTGCAGGACGATGCAGCGCGCTTTGCGCTGATGAGCTGGTTTTTCGAGGAAAACCTGTCGGATTTCACGCCCTACCAGTCCGCGCAGCCACAGGAGCGGTTCCAGATCGTGGGCACTTCGGGCACGGTGACGACGGTGGCGGCGAGCCATCTGGGCCTGCGCCGCTACGACCGCACGAAAGTGGACGGGCTGCGCATGACATCCGAACAGATCGACAAGGTCATTCACAACTACCTCGCCATGGGTCCGGCGGGCCGCAGGGTCGACCCGTGCATCGGTCAGGACCGCTCGGCGCTGATCATGTCGGGGGCCGCGATCCTTCAGGCTCTGATGCGCTGCTGGCCGACGGATCGGCTGAGCGTCGCGGACCGCGGCCTGCGCGAGGGATTGCTATACGCACAGATGAGCGCCGACGGCGTTCTGGAAGAAGGAACATTCTGA
- a CDS encoding virulence factor, with protein MADVVIVYWRDIPAQVIVGKGRRGQKRQLPERFEQAIDRAAMKVGAEDTDAYLAEWRKAAPYTVEGEDAAVADAEAARIDAEYDRERLKALIANDGWA; from the coding sequence ATGGCCGACGTTGTCATCGTTTACTGGCGCGACATTCCCGCACAGGTCATCGTCGGGAAGGGTCGGCGCGGACAGAAACGACAGCTGCCCGAACGCTTCGAACAGGCCATTGACCGCGCCGCAATGAAAGTCGGCGCCGAGGATACCGACGCCTACCTCGCCGAATGGCGCAAGGCGGCCCCCTACACGGTCGAGGGCGAGGATGCCGCCGTCGCCGATGCCGAAGCCGCCCGGATAGACGCGGAATACGATCGCGAGCGCCTGAAAGCGCTGATTGCCAATGACGGCTGGGCGTAA
- a CDS encoding methylenetetrahydrofolate reductase translates to MALLNFRKKDVPATGGNDPRVEDFLKDFSIEVMPRTAEKVEDFRAILPEGTRVYIAHIEGTPIEDMVATAARLNEDGFKVMPHFPARIIKDRATLADWIARYQGEADVRQGLLLAGGVTTPHGDFSDSMQLMETGLFDAAGFERLHVAGHPEGNRDIDIDGGRINVDAALKWKNDFQTRTDAKMAIATQFAFEAAPIIEWANGLQAAGITLPIHIGIAGPAKLQTLIKFAIACGVGPSLKVLQKRAMDVTKLLLPYEPTEVVAELAAYKAAHPDFNISHVHFFPLGGIKTNATWAQNNGGAHAQPAKAAS, encoded by the coding sequence ATGGCCTTGTTGAATTTCCGTAAGAAGGACGTGCCGGCAACCGGCGGCAATGACCCGCGCGTCGAGGATTTCCTCAAGGATTTCTCGATCGAGGTGATGCCGCGCACCGCCGAGAAGGTCGAGGATTTCCGCGCCATCCTGCCAGAGGGCACCCGCGTCTACATCGCCCATATCGAAGGCACCCCGATCGAGGACATGGTCGCCACCGCCGCGCGCCTGAACGAAGACGGCTTCAAGGTGATGCCGCATTTTCCCGCCCGCATCATCAAGGACCGCGCCACGCTCGCCGACTGGATCGCCCGCTATCAGGGCGAGGCGGATGTGCGTCAGGGTCTTCTGCTGGCCGGAGGTGTCACCACACCACACGGCGATTTCAGCGACAGCATGCAGCTGATGGAAACCGGCCTGTTCGATGCCGCCGGGTTCGAGCGTCTGCATGTGGCGGGCCACCCCGAAGGCAACCGTGACATCGACATCGACGGCGGGCGCATCAATGTCGACGCCGCGCTGAAATGGAAAAACGATTTCCAGACCCGCACAGATGCGAAAATGGCCATCGCGACGCAATTCGCCTTCGAGGCGGCTCCGATCATCGAGTGGGCCAACGGATTGCAGGCGGCCGGCATCACCCTGCCGATCCACATCGGCATCGCGGGTCCGGCAAAGCTGCAAACGCTGATCAAATTCGCCATCGCCTGCGGTGTGGGCCCTTCGTTGAAGGTTCTGCAGAAGCGTGCGATGGATGTGACGAAACTGTTGCTGCCCTACGAACCGACGGAGGTTGTCGCCGAACTCGCCGCCTACAAGGCCGCGCATCCCGACTTCAACATCAGTCACGTCCACTTCTTCCCGCTGGGCGGCATCAAGACCAACGCCACATGGGCCCAAAACAACGGCGGCGCACACGCGCAGCCCGCCAAAGCAGCATCCTGA
- a CDS encoding methyltetrahydrofolate cobalamin methyltransferase, producing the protein MTRTIIESKTKTTVIGFDEPFCVIGERINPTGRKILNEELERGDFSRVEADAVAQVAAGATVLDVNSGAVFSNKMAEDPRYADNNFLEPTLMPELIRRVQAVTDCPLCIDSSVPGALENGLAAAEGRPLLNSVTGEEERLELVLPLVKKYNVPVVAISNDDTGISEDPEVRFAVAKKIVERAADFGIPAHDIVVDPLVMPIGAMATAGHQVFTLVRRLREELGVNTTCGASNISFGLPNRHGINNAFLPMAMGAGMTSAIMNPVALPVGPKRIAEKKAELEALGVVLPEGMDDEAFVQLFGMGSTMPRPGKEMEAIRAANFLFDRDPHGTAWIEFNKQAPKAGHEGRGRAGRTGGRRRRA; encoded by the coding sequence ATGACCAGAACAATTATCGAATCCAAGACCAAGACCACAGTAATCGGCTTTGACGAGCCGTTCTGCGTCATCGGGGAGCGCATCAACCCCACAGGCCGCAAGATCCTGAACGAAGAACTCGAGCGCGGCGATTTCAGCCGCGTCGAAGCCGACGCCGTGGCGCAGGTCGCGGCGGGGGCCACTGTCCTCGACGTGAACTCGGGCGCGGTTTTCTCCAACAAGATGGCCGAGGATCCACGCTACGCGGACAACAACTTCCTCGAACCCACGCTGATGCCCGAACTGATCCGCCGCGTGCAGGCCGTCACCGACTGCCCGCTGTGCATAGACAGCTCCGTGCCCGGCGCGCTTGAAAACGGTCTTGCCGCCGCCGAAGGCCGCCCGCTTCTGAACTCGGTCACCGGCGAGGAAGAGCGGCTGGAGCTCGTGCTGCCACTGGTCAAGAAATACAACGTGCCTGTCGTCGCGATTTCCAACGATGACACTGGCATCTCCGAAGACCCCGAAGTGCGCTTTGCCGTGGCCAAGAAGATCGTCGAGCGTGCGGCGGACTTCGGCATCCCCGCCCACGATATCGTCGTTGACCCGCTGGTTATGCCGATCGGGGCGATGGCGACAGCGGGCCATCAGGTGTTTACCCTCGTGCGCCGCCTGCGTGAAGAGCTCGGCGTGAACACGACCTGCGGCGCCTCCAATATCAGCTTTGGCCTGCCGAACCGGCACGGGATCAACAACGCCTTCCTGCCGATGGCAATGGGCGCGGGCATGACCTCTGCGATCATGAACCCCGTGGCGCTGCCCGTCGGACCCAAGCGGATCGCGGAAAAGAAGGCAGAGCTCGAAGCGCTCGGCGTGGTGCTGCCCGAGGGCATGGACGACGAAGCATTCGTGCAGCTTTTCGGTATGGGCTCCACCATGCCCCGTCCGGGCAAGGAAATGGAAGCGATCCGCGCAGCGAACTTCCTGTTCGACCGTGACCCCCACGGCACCGCGTGGATCGAATTCAACAAGCAGGCGCCCAAGGCCGGCCACGAAGGCCGCGGGCGTGCCGGGCGCACCGGCGGGCGTCGCAGACGCGCCTGA
- a CDS encoding response regulator — MRILAVDDDPTILEITELFLESIGYTDVSLAPSAQHAMKEMDASDRPFDCILLDINMPGMTGIDLIPHIIDHPHHHEARIVMLTALSDTQHIADAFVAGAIDYMLKPFELFDLEASIKAVEAQRMAERPIPVTALDYKQSQVVKINTLIERGATLRSDASGVVSPFAIENCVLRVPGSTRDGAAVALVELATLAGGRKINGIGTEDPYILKLTEALVEAIKDTKGMLSYNGEGVFTILAFNFSRDEAAPLLDAVHRAVETADKEVFADADTMTAYRTLMVHCRDLPDAQNPLITLRDARAGDPVAAAVVDIASKGG, encoded by the coding sequence ATGCGTATTTTGGCCGTCGATGACGATCCAACAATTCTGGAAATTACCGAACTTTTCCTTGAATCAATTGGATATACAGACGTCAGCCTTGCGCCCTCCGCGCAGCACGCAATGAAGGAAATGGACGCGAGCGATCGTCCTTTCGACTGTATCCTTCTCGATATCAACATGCCCGGCATGACCGGGATCGACCTGATCCCGCATATCATCGACCACCCCCATCACCACGAAGCGCGTATCGTCATGCTGACCGCTCTCAGCGATACCCAGCATATCGCCGATGCCTTCGTTGCCGGCGCCATCGACTACATGCTCAAGCCCTTCGAGCTTTTCGATCTCGAGGCCAGCATCAAGGCCGTCGAAGCGCAGCGCATGGCCGAGCGTCCGATCCCCGTGACCGCGCTGGATTACAAGCAATCGCAGGTCGTCAAGATCAACACGCTGATCGAACGCGGCGCGACCTTGCGGTCCGATGCCTCTGGCGTGGTGTCGCCATTCGCGATAGAGAATTGCGTTCTGCGCGTGCCCGGCTCTACCCGTGACGGCGCGGCCGTGGCTCTGGTCGAACTCGCCACATTGGCCGGCGGGCGCAAGATCAACGGCATCGGCACGGAAGACCCCTATATCCTGAAGCTGACCGAAGCGCTGGTCGAGGCGATCAAGGACACCAAGGGGATGCTGAGTTATAACGGCGAAGGGGTGTTTACCATCCTCGCGTTCAACTTTTCCCGCGATGAAGCGGCGCCCCTGCTGGACGCGGTCCACCGCGCCGTGGAAACGGCGGACAAGGAGGTGTTTGCCGATGCAGACACCATGACCGCCTACCGGACGCTGATGGTGCATTGCCGCGACCTACCCGATGCGCAGAACCCGCTCATCACCCTGCGCGACGCCCGCGCCGGCGATCCGGTCGCCGCAGCGGTTGTCGATATCGCCTCCAAGGGCGGCTAA